The Candidatus Methylomirabilis tolerans genomic interval ATCCCCAGGTATCGCTGCACTGTTTGTTGACTCTCCTCTTGACCTCTCAGAAAAACCGATCACAATACTGGACATGCTGCAGACAGCAATCGGACGTCGACTCATCTCTCTGTACCGCCATCTCTTCCGACGTTTTGGACCACAGCACTGGTGGCCGGCCCGCTCCCGTTTCGAGGTCATGGTCGGCGCCATCCTGACCCAGAATACTGCCTGGACCAATGTCGAGAAGGCGATTACGGCGTTGCGCACCGCACGACTGCTCAACCCCCCCGGGATCGATACCGCGTCGCAGGAGACGCTCTCCAGGCTCATCCGTTCATCCGGATATTATAACATGAAGGCGAAGCGCCTGAAACAATTCACGCGCTTCCTGTTGACGCGTTACAGCGGGAGTGTGCGGCGGATGTTTCGGACGGAGACAGCCGGATTACGCGAGGAGTTGCTGGACGTTACAGGGATTGGCGAGGAAACGGCAGACTCGATTCTTCTATACGCGGGCGACCGACCGATCTTTGTCGTGGACGCGTACACTCGTCGGGTGCTGGAGCGGCACGAGCTGATTGCAGCGAACACTTCCTACGGTGAAATCCAGCGCCTCTTTATGACACATCTATCGGCCGATCCGGCGCTCTTCAATGAGTATCACGCCTTACTGGTCGCCGTCGGTAAGACCTACTGCCGGAAAACTCCACAATGCGACAGTTGCCCTCTCCGATATGACCTACCGGAAGGATCACCCCTTCTGCCGAGCCCAGAGTAGGTTGTACCCCTCCACGAAGGCATTCACCGAGGCAACGATAATGTCGGGGGAGGTCCCGCTGGCGACGATTCGATTGCCTTCGGCGTCCTTCATGACAATGGTGGTCTCAACTGAGGCATTAGTCCCTGGCGAGCTGATCTCCACATTGTAGTCGATCAGCTCAAAGAAAAGCTTCCCACGGGTCAAGGCGGCTTGTTTCAGGGCATTGATAACGGCATCCACCGGCCCGACACCCAGCGCGGTCGCCTCCACCTTTTCTCCCTCAAACAGCACCCACACGGCGGCCTCCGCCTGGCCATGGAGCGACGTCAAGACCTTAAAGTCCTTTACGGTAAGAATCGGTTCGTGAACCGATAGGCCCTTGAGGACATTCTCCACGATGTACTGAAGGTCGGCCTTCATGATCGGCTTCCCCTTCTTCACAAACTCCTCGATCAATAACCGTACTTTCCCGCCGTATTCGGCGGTCAGCTTGACGCCGAATTCCTGTCGTACCCGCGTTGTGACGTCGGCTACCGAGGGGACTGCCTCAAACAGGTTCTTATCGCCGTTTTTGGCGCCTGCGGCCCGGATCTCATACAGGCGCAGCTTCAGAAACTTCTCGACCTCCTGCATTGAGGGATCGATGGTAGCGGGCGACGGGAGGACCCGCAGTGCCGCCCTGGGATCCTTGAGTCCGTTCCCTGTGGCGAGGCACACCACCGTCTCATCCGCCCTCACACGCCCGCTGGTCAGCAGCAGCGCGAGCGCCCCGACGGGGATCGCCCCGGACGGCTCCACGAAGATCGACTCCTGGCGCGCGATTCGCTGCTGCGCTTGCAAGATCTCGGTATCGTTGAGCGACAGAGCGCATCCGCCAGATTCTCGCAGCGCCGCCAGTGCCTTCAGCCCATCCAACGGATCGCCTGCCATCAGTGCTGAGGCGACCGATTCCGGTTTCTTCACAGGAATAATATCGTCGCTACCCTGGTTAAACGCGGCCACGATCGGCGAACAACCGACCGGCTGGACACCGATCATCCGCGGCAGAGACGAGATCAACCCCAGCTCATGAAACTCTTTGAACCCCTTCCACAGAGCGGCAATATTGGTTCCGCACCCCATCGGGACGATGACAACAGATGGGGCCTGCCAGTCTAACTGCTCCACGATCTCGAACGCCTGTGACTTCTGGCCTTCAACACGAAAGGCGTAATCGCCGGCCAGATAATATCCGTAGCGCCGGCTCATCTGCTCGGCGATGGATGCCGCATCGTTATACGTCCCTCGGATCTGCAGGACCCGGGCGCCATAGGAGAGGGACTGAGCCATCTTACCGATCGGGGTCCCCTCCGGCACCGCCACATAGCAGGGCAAATTCGCGATCGAGGCATAGGCGGCGACGGAGCCGGCCATATTGCCGGTAGAGGCAACGCAGATCGCCTTGGCGCCTTGCTCTTTGGCTTTCGTAATCTCCACCAGCGTTCCTCGATCCTTGAAGACGCCGGTCGGGTTCATCCCCTCGTTCTTGATGTACAGTTGTTTGATCCCCAACTCCTCCGCTAACCGATGGCACCGGTACAGCGGCGTTCCGCCCTCATCAAGCGAGACCACCAGATCGAGGTTGAGGATGGGGTAGAAATCGAGGTATTTGAGCGCCTTGATCGGAGAGGTCTTGAGCGAGTATCGATTCAAGCGAGCCCTAATGTAGGCATAGTCATAGCGCACGCCGAGCGGCTTGCCGCAACTGACGCAACGCGAACTGCTCTCCTGCTCGGTGCAGGTTGCGCCGCACACAATACAGTAGAGCTCGTAAAACCTGGCTTCCCTACGCCGTCCCCTTGCGGCCATTGATCCTCCTCACGTATTGACTCTATGGAAAACCCGCTCAATCTAGCGGGGTTCACGGCAAGGTGTCAAGAATTTTTCCAGGAACCGACACAGCGGCATTACTCATATCCAACCTGCTCCAGCTCATCTTCAGAGAGGCCGAAATGATGACCGATCTCGTGCAGTAGGGTCGTACGGATCTGCATCTGGATCTCTTCCTTGGTCCGGCAGCCCTCTTCAATCGATCGCTGGTACAGTGTAATCTTATCGGGGAGAACCATCCCGTACGAGCTGCTCCGTTTTGTAAGCGGGATACCAGTGTACAGGCCGAAAAGGGTTTCCGCCCGATTGGTCCCAGTCATCGCTAACTCTTCAGACGTAGGACGAACCTTGACCACAATCTCAACATTCGCGAGCCGTTTCACCACTTGCGGCGGGAGGGACGCGATCGCCAGAGCAACCAGTTGACGGAACTCCTCGTGACTTAGAGCCATCCCCTATTTCGCCGTTCCCATCACAGACGATCCTCCCAGCGAGGCCGTCTGCGACCACCGGTTAACAGCACCACCATCACGAGGCCCGCCACGAACCCGCCGACATGAGCGAGCCACGCAACGCCCCCTACCTGTACGCCAAGCGTCATGACACCGTTCAGAATCTGGACGATGATCCAGAATCCTAAGACGATCAACGCCGGGATCTCCGTAACCCGAGAGAAAAAGCCGAGCGGGATAAGGGTCAGGACGCGGGCATGAGGAAAAAGGAACAGATAGGCTCCCAGTACGCCGGAGATCGCCCCGCTGGCCCCCACCATTGGGATCTTTGAAGCGGGATCAGCCCAGATCTGGGCGGAGGCAGCGCCCAGCCCGGAGAGCAGATAAAAGGCCAGGAATTTAAGCCGTCCAATCCTGTCTTCCACATTATCACCGAAGATCCAGAGATAGAGCATGTTCCCGCCAAGATGGAACAGGCCGCCGTGTACGAACATCGAGGTCAAGAGAGTAGCATGGAGCGGAACTGGATGCGGAATCAACAGATCACCACTGCTGATCTCCAGTGGGATGAGACCATACAGGTGGATAAACTGTACCGCAGCCTGTGGTGAGAGCATTATCTGGTTTAAGTAGACAAGGACGTTGGCGGCGATGAGTCCAATTGTGACGATCGGGGTGCGAGATGACGGAATGTTGTCCCTAAGTGGGATCATGGGAGTTCACGGTTCAAGGTTCACGGTTCAAGGTTCAAGCTTCACGGAGAAAGCGAGATTGGTGTTCTGGGTACTATGTCCGGCGTTTGGGGAGAGCTGAGGCTGCAGATACGATGAACTCTGATCCCCGAACTATGAACTAGTCCTGGGCGCCTCCCTTTCCCGTCAACGGTACGAAGACCACAGGCGCAACCGAGCGCACCAGAAATTTTCCCTCACGTTTCTCCCCGAGGATCAGGTCCTGCGTTCCCCTCGCAATCCCGACCGGGATCGCCATTCTCCCCCCCTCGTGTAGCTGTTCGATCAGCGGGAGCGGGATCTGCGGGGCGCCGGCAGCAACCACGATTCCGTCAAAGGGAGCAGCCTCCGGCCACCCCTCATATCCATCCCCGTATTGAACGTGTACATTCCGGTATCCGAGAGCCTTAAGGCGGGTATAGGCTTCTTCTGCAAGCGATGGGATGATCTCGACGGTATAGACCTCGGTCGCCAACTCGGCCAGGATAGCAGCCTGATAGCCTGAACCGGTCCCGATCTCAAGGACCCGATGCGACGGTTGCACCCGGAGGAGTTGAATCATGAGCGCCACAATATACGGCTGAGAAATAGTCTGTCCCATCCCGATAGAGAGCGGACGGTCTTCGTAGGCATAATATTCCAGGGCCGACTCGACAAACAGGTGACGGGGAACTCTTTCCATCGCCGCAAGAACCCGCTCATCGACGATATCCCGGGCTCTGAGCTGCTCCTCCACCATCCGCCATCGCGCCGCCTTCGCACTTTCATCTCGGTCGGCCATGCATCCTCCGAAAATAATCAGACTGTAGAGCTACGCGAGATCAACGCAACGCGAGAGTGAGGCAATCATAACGGAATACGAAAATAGCGTTCTGACTCAGCAATCAGCTCTCAGTTTTTCTGAGATATCCCCTGTTTTGTCCGAAGCTGACGGCTAAGCGTCGATTGCGGATCGCTATGCTAAGGAAAAACAAAAGCCCTGATCTCCGCAAAAGGTCAGGGCTTATCAATCCGATCGCAATTCATTTGAACTGGATTGTCCCGCCCTTCTCGTGATACTCGGCGGGCCAATAGACTTAATTTAAGTAATCCTTCAGATGCCGGGATTTGGCCATAACACGCAATTTCTGCTTAGCGCGCTCCTCGATCTGTCGGACTCGCTCCCGCGAGAGCTTGAGCCGCTCACCAACCTCTTTGAGAGTCATCGCATCTTCTTCCCCCAATCCGAAGCGCAACTCCACAATGAGCCGCTCTCTGGAGGCAAGACCGCCAAGCATCCGCTCCACCTCCTCACGGAACGACCTCCGAATCAGTTCGTGGTCGGCAGCAGGGAGTTGCTTCGAATCGTATAACTCCATCCCAATCCGTTGTTCAAGGCCGATCTCATCGCTGAGAAACGCCAACTGACCTGCCCGGTGTAATGCCCCCTCCAGGTCGCTTGCGCTAAGGTCCAATTCTTCTGCTACCTCCGAGTCGGTCGGCGCTGCTTGTAACTGCTGCGAAAGGTCGGCGCGGACCTCGTCAAGTCGCGATGCGAGGCGAGCCTTGCGGAGCGGAAGCCTCACCGCTCCTCCACCGGCGGCCAAGGCCTGCATGATCGCTTGCCGGATCCACCAGACTGCATAGGTGATAAACTTAACGTTGTAGTCCGGGGAGTAGCGGCGCGCGGCTTCGAGCAGACCGATGTTGCCTTCGTTGATCAGGTCCGGCAGCGACAGACCGCACCCTCGATAGCGGAGGGCCACCTTGACCACGAAACGAAGGTTGGCCTCCACCAGTTTTTTCAGAGCCTTCTCATCCCCCCGTTGACTCGCCTTTCCCAGGACAAGCTCCTCCTCTTTCTTCAGGAGGGGAACCTGAGCGATGCGCTTCAGATAGGCGCCAAGAGCGTCGTTGGAGACCCCTTTGTAAAAATCTGCAAATGATGCTCTCGCCACTCTGTTTTACCTGCGCAGGAATTCAGGATCCATTTATACTATGAAAAAGCCATACTGCAGTAATAGAGCCTAACACAGTGCTTCACGCATTGTCAAAGATGCGACGTTACGACGTCTCTCCTGCCGACCACAACCTCGGTTCCTCGTCCTACGTCGAGGAACCGGGACGCATCCCCCTGATTCACGAAGATCTCCAAATAGTCCGCACTTCCAATGACGGCACCAGGGGCGGAAGGGGCAACCTGGCCGTAGTAGGCAACAATCGGAATCTCCCGGCCGGCGGCATGCACCAAGAGCCCCATAAGCAGCCCTCCGGCCGCCAGGAGTTCTAAATCAGCCCTCGCAATGTTTGTCACCAGATTACCGAACCGATCGACATGGAGAACCTCCCCCCTGATTAATGAGGTCCCGGACGGCGTAGCACGTGGGAGTGCCAGTCGGACATAGTCATCAATCGGCTCTCCAAGCTCAGCGGGTTCGGTCCCAAGTGACAGGTGACCTGCCACAGGTGCGAAGATGTCGCGTCCGTGAAAGGTGGCGCTGACCGGCTGGAGAAAATACCTGGCTGCGGTAATGGCCCTGACTCCTGACGACCCGGCCTGCTCTGCGAGCGAGGAAAGGAGTCCGTTGTCTGGACCGATGAACAGATGACCGTCGCAGGTAACCAGGATCGGCCGACGAGGCCCGCCTACCCCCGGATCAACCACCGCAACATGGATCGTGCCTTGAGGAAAGTAGCGGTACGCAGTAGTAAGAAGAAACGTCCCCTCGGAAGGATCGTACGCCTTGCTGGTATGGCACAGATCGACGAGCGCCACATAGGGGTTGATCCCGAAGATGACCCCTTTCATCATGCCAACAAACGGGTCGTTCAACCCGAAGTCCGTCAGCAGCGTGATAATCCGGCGTGCCTCCCATCCCATTTCACCCTCGGACTTTCATCATCATCAGGAGACCAGTGGCCTCGGCAACGATCGTTCCGTCCTCTCGCTCAGCCCACGCCTTCATGTTGACGGTTCTCGTATTCTTCTTCAGAATCTGGCCGTAAAAGATCAATCGTTCTCCGATAGCGGCCGGACGCCTGAGCCTGATCTCGAGCTTGGTGGTTACGGCCATGATCTGCCGCAAGTAGGCGCCGTTGACCATCACCTCATCGAGTATAGTCGCGATAAGCCCACCATGCAGGACGTCCTTCCAGCCTTGAAACCTCTTCGATGGGGTAAACTCAGTCCGGATACGATCAACGCCGATCAGCTCGAAATCGAGGTGCAGACCGTCTCCGTTTTGTGTGCCGCAGACAAAACACATCTGATCGTCTTCGTAATCCATGGATTCTTCCTGCGCTTTTCCGTTGACTTTTTAGCGTTGACCCTTTACAAGTGTAAGGTACAAGGCTTGCTGCCAGTCATGCCGAAGTGGCGGAATTGGTAGACGCGCTGCGTTCAGGGCGCAGTGGGCGTACGCCCATCGGGGTTCGAGTCCCCGCTTCGGCACCATACAGATTCATCGAGTCACAGACCTCAGATTGGTTAGGTTCTTCATCTGTTGCTTTTGAACTCCGCAACATGTCGTTCTCTCGCGATTGGTCGCCACATTCTCCTTAACGTAGCCTTCCTGTGCGGCCTTCCGCAAGAAGATTCTTAAAAGACTGAACGAGCGAGAATCTGCCATGACTGATAAGCTGATCAGGTCCAATGAGGAATGGAAGCAGCGACTCACGCCGGAGCAGTTTTACGTCTGTCGGCAGAGGGGGACCGAAAAACCGTTTTCCGGTGAATACCACGACTGCAAAGAAGATGGAATCTACCAGTGCGTCTGCTGCGGCAATGAGCTGTTCGGCTCCGAGACGAAGTTCGACTCGGGGACCGGGTGGCCCAGCTATTGGGCTCCTCTGACTCCCGAGCGGGTTAAGACCGTGGAGGATACCGATCTGGCGATGTGTCGCACCGAGGTGCGGTGCGGTCGGTGCGACGCGCACCTAGGCCACGTCTTTGCTGACGGGCCACCGCCGACACGCCTCCGCTACTGCATCAATTCAGCCGCGCTCACACTGGCAAAGCGTGCAGGTCAGTGAACGACACTCAGCGGGGCACTCGACGATATCTTGATTAGGGCCTCTCGCCTTCTTGTGGGCGTGCGATAAGGGCGGGCGACACCACCGTCCGTCCCGGTTCAAAGGGATAGCGTGGACTCAAGATTGGCCTGTAATCATCCGGAATCGGGATCGGGAAGGTGACAAGTTCGTACGCTCCGACGCCCATCCGCATCAATCCGAGACCGAAGCCAGCAAGAAATCCTGCTGGAATTCCTACAAGCGGCCCCTGCTCTCGCGCCTCATAACAGATCATTTTCGGCCATTCGATGAACAACCCAAGGGTCAGATTGGCGACACCTCTCAGCGCCTTCTGGCCCCGCGTCGAATGGGTTAGCTCCCCGGCAATAGCCTGGGCGGTGAGGATCATCGATATCATAAGCGCAAGCAAAACGACCCGCACGGTCATCTTCATTGGTGCCTCCAATAGGTTTGAGGAGCCGCCATGCCGCCTCCGAAACTCATTGCGCGGCTACCCCATGGATTGATGACGATGAGGGAAGGTAGACAAGCTGCCGCCTACCTCCGCAGTTCTGATTCTCTCGCAAGCTGCTTGACCTGCTGAGGCGACACATAGTACCGCCCGCCACAGGTCTGGTTAGTCCCGGCCGCCAGCTCTTCCCGAACGATCTCGCTGGTCCCCATAGTCAGCCCATAGACCGTCCCGCCAAGCACCACCGTCGCAGCGCAGGTGACAAGCTTGAGCGGGAGCGTGATCACGGTGGCAATTACGCTGACCGCGCCGGCGGATACATCTGCCCCCAGGCTGGTCTCCCCGGCCCTCGCCCAGGACGCCGTCCCCATCTGCACTAAGAGGCACAGCGCAAGGATCGCTGTCAGTCGTCTGAACGGCTTCATGCTGTTATCCTCCCGACTCCGAAACGGTCCGAGATCACCGTTTCAATAGTCGCTGTCATAGAACCTGCGTTCCCTGCACCCCACACCTTGAACTTCAAACCTTGAACGTTGAACGACTCTTTCCTTACACCCCAAACCGGCGCTCACGCTGCTGAAAGCTTCGAATGGCTC includes:
- a CDS encoding endonuclease III domain-containing protein codes for the protein MLQTAIGRRLISLYRHLFRRFGPQHWWPARSRFEVMVGAILTQNTAWTNVEKAITALRTARLLNPPGIDTASQETLSRLIRSSGYYNMKAKRLKQFTRFLLTRYSGSVRRMFRTETAGLREELLDVTGIGEETADSILLYAGDRPIFVVDAYTRRVLERHELIAANTSYGEIQRLFMTHLSADPALFNEYHALLVAVGKTYCRKTPQCDSCPLRYDLPEGSPLLPSPE
- a CDS encoding threonine synthase, giving the protein MAARGRRREARFYELYCIVCGATCTEQESSSRCVSCGKPLGVRYDYAYIRARLNRYSLKTSPIKALKYLDFYPILNLDLVVSLDEGGTPLYRCHRLAEELGIKQLYIKNEGMNPTGVFKDRGTLVEITKAKEQGAKAICVASTGNMAGSVAAYASIANLPCYVAVPEGTPIGKMAQSLSYGARVLQIRGTYNDAASIAEQMSRRYGYYLAGDYAFRVEGQKSQAFEIVEQLDWQAPSVVIVPMGCGTNIAALWKGFKEFHELGLISSLPRMIGVQPVGCSPIVAAFNQGSDDIIPVKKPESVASALMAGDPLDGLKALAALRESGGCALSLNDTEILQAQQRIARQESIFVEPSGAIPVGALALLLTSGRVRADETVVCLATGNGLKDPRAALRVLPSPATIDPSMQEVEKFLKLRLYEIRAAGAKNGDKNLFEAVPSVADVTTRVRQEFGVKLTAEYGGKVRLLIEEFVKKGKPIMKADLQYIVENVLKGLSVHEPILTVKDFKVLTSLHGQAEAAVWVLFEGEKVEATALGVGPVDAVINALKQAALTRGKLFFELIDYNVEISSPGTNASVETTIVMKDAEGNRIVASGTSPDIIVASVNAFVEGYNLLWARQKG
- a CDS encoding metallopeptidase family protein codes for the protein MALSHEEFRQLVALAIASLPPQVVKRLANVEIVVKVRPTSEELAMTGTNRAETLFGLYTGIPLTKRSSSYGMVLPDKITLYQRSIEEGCRTKEEIQMQIRTTLLHEIGHHFGLSEDELEQVGYE
- a CDS encoding rhomboid family intramembrane serine protease; protein product: MIPLRDNIPSSRTPIVTIGLIAANVLVYLNQIMLSPQAAVQFIHLYGLIPLEISSGDLLIPHPVPLHATLLTSMFVHGGLFHLGGNMLYLWIFGDNVEDRIGRLKFLAFYLLSGLGAASAQIWADPASKIPMVGASGAISGVLGAYLFLFPHARVLTLIPLGFFSRVTEIPALIVLGFWIIVQILNGVMTLGVQVGGVAWLAHVGGFVAGLVMVVLLTGGRRRPRWEDRL
- a CDS encoding protein-L-isoaspartate(D-aspartate) O-methyltransferase translates to MADRDESAKAARWRMVEEQLRARDIVDERVLAAMERVPRHLFVESALEYYAYEDRPLSIGMGQTISQPYIVALMIQLLRVQPSHRVLEIGTGSGYQAAILAELATEVYTVEIIPSLAEEAYTRLKALGYRNVHVQYGDGYEGWPEAAPFDGIVVAAGAPQIPLPLIEQLHEGGRMAIPVGIARGTQDLILGEKREGKFLVRSVAPVVFVPLTGKGGAQD
- a CDS encoding RNA polymerase sigma factor RpoD/SigA; this encodes MARASFADFYKGVSNDALGAYLKRIAQVPLLKKEEELVLGKASQRGDEKALKKLVEANLRFVVKVALRYRGCGLSLPDLINEGNIGLLEAARRYSPDYNVKFITYAVWWIRQAIMQALAAGGGAVRLPLRKARLASRLDEVRADLSQQLQAAPTDSEVAEELDLSASDLEGALHRAGQLAFLSDEIGLEQRIGMELYDSKQLPAADHELIRRSFREEVERMLGGLASRERLIVELRFGLGEEDAMTLKEVGERLKLSRERVRQIEERAKQKLRVMAKSRHLKDYLN
- a CDS encoding SAM-dependent chlorinase/fluorinase; amino-acid sequence: MGWEARRIITLLTDFGLNDPFVGMMKGVIFGINPYVALVDLCHTSKAYDPSEGTFLLTTAYRYFPQGTIHVAVVDPGVGGPRRPILVTCDGHLFIGPDNGLLSSLAEQAGSSGVRAITAARYFLQPVSATFHGRDIFAPVAGHLSLGTEPAELGEPIDDYVRLALPRATPSGTSLIRGEVLHVDRFGNLVTNIARADLELLAAGGLLMGLLVHAAGREIPIVAYYGQVAPSAPGAVIGSADYLEIFVNQGDASRFLDVGRGTEVVVGRRDVVTSHL
- a CDS encoding PaaI family thioesterase, translating into MDYEDDQMCFVCGTQNGDGLHLDFELIGVDRIRTEFTPSKRFQGWKDVLHGGLIATILDEVMVNGAYLRQIMAVTTKLEIRLRRPAAIGERLIFYGQILKKNTRTVNMKAWAEREDGTIVAEATGLLMMMKVRG
- the msrB gene encoding peptide-methionine (R)-S-oxide reductase MsrB — protein: MTDKLIRSNEEWKQRLTPEQFYVCRQRGTEKPFSGEYHDCKEDGIYQCVCCGNELFGSETKFDSGTGWPSYWAPLTPERVKTVEDTDLAMCRTEVRCGRCDAHLGHVFADGPPPTRLRYCINSAALTLAKRAGQ
- a CDS encoding exosortase system-associated protein, TIGR04073 family — translated: MTVRVVLLALMISMILTAQAIAGELTHSTRGQKALRGVANLTLGLFIEWPKMICYEAREQGPLVGIPAGFLAGFGLGLMRMGVGAYELVTFPIPIPDDYRPILSPRYPFEPGRTVVSPALIARPQEGERP